A region from the Lolium perenne isolate Kyuss_39 chromosome 4, Kyuss_2.0, whole genome shotgun sequence genome encodes:
- the LOC127292887 gene encoding protein LIFEGUARD 2 — MYLRPPPKGPQWGGPADTEAGFEARPLYPMMLESPQLRWAFVRKVYTILSIQMLLTIAVASVVVFVRPVALFFVSSPGGFGLYIFLIILPFIVLCPLYYYYQRHPVNLLLLGLFTVAISFAVGLTCAFTKGEVILESAILTAVVVVSLTAYTFWAARRGHDFNFLGPFLFAAIMILMVFALIQLFFPLGRISLMVYGGLAALIFCGYIIYDTDNLIKRYSYDEYVWAAVALYLDVINLFLSLLTLFRAADS, encoded by the exons ATGTATCTCCGGCCGCCGCCCAAGGGCCCCCAGTGGGGCGGCCCGGCAGACACGGAGGCGGGGTTTGAGGCCCGGCCACTCTACCCGATGATGCTGGAGAGCCCGCAGCTGCGTTGGGCGTTCGTCCGCAAGGTGTACACCATCCTCTCCATCCAGATGCTGCTCACCATCGCCGTCGCGTCCGTCGTCGTCTTCGTGCGCCCCGTCGCGCTCTTCTTCGTCTCCTCCCCCGGCGGCTTCGGCCTCTacatcttcctcatcatcctcccgttCATCG TGCTGTGTCCTCTGTACTACTACTACCAGCGCCACCCGGTGAACCTGCTGCTGCTGGGCCTCTTCACGGTGGCCATCAGCTTCGCCGTGGGGCTCACCTGCGCCTTCACCAAGGGGGAGGTGATCCTGGAGTCGGCCATCCtcacggcggtggtggtggtcagCCTCACGGCGTACACGTTCTGGGCGGCCAGGCGCGGCCACGACTTCAACTTCCTCGGCCCCTTCCTCTTCGCCGCCATCATGATCCTCATGGTCTTCGCGCTCATCCAGCTCTTCTTCCCGCTCGGCCGCATCTCCCTCATGGTCTACGGCGGCCTGGCGGCGCTCATCTTCTGCGGCTACATCATTTACGACACCGACAACCTCATCAAGCGCTACTCCTACGACGAGTACGTCTGGGCGGCGGTCGCGCTCTACCTCGACGTCATCAACCTCTTCCTCTCCCTCCTCACGCTATTCAGGGCGGCCGATTCCTGA
- the LOC127292889 gene encoding probable UDP-glucosyl transferase 73B6 — protein MAAAAGLGDGDGDGGRRPLRVFFLPFFARGHLIPMTDLACRMAATRPAEVEATMVVTPANAALIATTVTRATASGHAVRLLQYPFPGVGLASGVECLGAAPAHDAWRVHHAVDLAQPIHEELLREHRPDAIVADAPFWRTTDIAAEIGVPRLTFHPVGVFPQLAMNKLAPLRPDIVRAGGAAGPTVTVPGMPGGKEIAIPASELPEFLVQEDHLAMSWDRIKAGQLAGFGVIVNTFAALEKPYCDEFSRVDARRAYFVGPVGSPSHSTVDRGGDGDVECLRWLSMKPSRSVVFVCFGSWAHFSVRQVRELALGLEASNQTFLWVVRSGDSDAPEGWEQRVAGRGMVVRGWAPQLAVLAHPSVGAFLTHCGWNSLLEAASAGVPVLTWPLVFEQFINERLVTEVAAFGTRVWDGGKRSVRAEDADIVPAEAIARAVAEFMESGERREKMRARAEELAENARAAVSDGGSSWHDLRRLIDDLTEAKASRVPCDEDP, from the coding sequence ATGGCGGCCGCCGCGGGTttgggcgacggcgacggcgacggcgggagGCGGCCGCTGCGGGTGTTCTTCCTGCCCTTCTTCGCGCGAGGGCACCTCATCCCGATGACCGACCTGGCTTGCCGCATGGCGGCGACGCggccggcggaggtggaggccacGATGGTGGTGACGCCGGCCAACGCGGCTCTGATCGCCACCACGGTCACGCGCGCCACGGCCTCAGGGCACGCGGTGCGCCTGCTCCAATACCCGTTCCCGGGCGTGGGCCTGGCGAGCGGGGTGGAGTGCCTCGGCGCCGCACCGGCGCATGACGCCTGGCGGGTGCACCACGCCGTAGACCTGGCACAGCCGATCCACGAGGAGCTGCTCCGGGAGCACCGCCCCGACGCCATCGTCGCTGACGCACCCTTCTGGCGGACCACGGACATCGCCGCGGAGATCGGCGTCCCGCGCCTCACGTTCCACCCCGTCGGCGTCTTCCCGCAGCTCGCCATGAACAAGCTCGCCCCCCTCCGCCCCGACATCGTCCGGGCCGGCGGCGCCGCGGGTCCAACGGTGACCGTACCAGGGATGCCCGGGGGAAAGGAGATCGCCATCCCGGCGTCGGAGCTCCCGGAGTTCCTCGTCCAGGAAGACCACCTCGCCATGTCGTGGGACCGGATCAAGGCGGGCCAGCTCGCCGGCTTTGGCGTCATCGTCAACACCTTCGCGGCCCTTGAAAAGCCGTACTGCGACGAGTTCAGCCGCGTAGACGCTCGCCGCGCGTACTTCGTCGGCCCAGTCGGCTCGCCGTCGCACTCAACCGTGGACCGCGGCGGCGACGGTGACGTCGAATGCCTGCGGTGGCTGTCAATGAAGCCGAGTCGGTCGGTGGTGTTCGTGTGCTTCGGGAGCTGGGCCCACTTCTCGGTGCGCCAGGTCCGGGAGCTCGCGCTGGGGCTAGAGGCGTCGAACCAGACCTTCCTGTGGGTGGTCCGCTCTGGCGACTCCGACGCGCCGGAGGGGTGGGAGCAGCGTGTCGCCGGCCGCGGCATGGTCGTTCGCGGGTGGGCGCCACAGCTGGCGGTACTGGCGCACCCGTCGGTGGGCGCGTTCTTGACCCACTGCGGCTGGAACTCACTGCTGGAGGCCGCGTCGGCCGGCGTGCCGGTGCTGACGTGGCCGCTGGTGTTCGAGCAGTTCATCAACGAACGGCTGGTCACCGAAGTGGCGGCGTTCGGGACGAGGGTGTGGGATGGAGGCAAGCGCAGTGTGAGGGCGGAGGACGCGGACATCGTGCCGGCAGAGGCGATCGCTCGGGCGGTGGCCGAGTTCATGGAGAGCGGAGAGCGTCGGGAGAAGATGAGGGCAAGGGCAGAGGAGTTGGCCGAGAACGCGCGTGCGGCGGTCAGCGACGGCGGGTCGTCGTGGCACGATTTACGCCGCTTGATCGACGATCTGACTGAGGCTAAGGCCTCAAGAGTTCCCTGCGACGAGGACCCATAG
- the LOC127292888 gene encoding protein ECERIFERUM 26-like — protein MPTAMATAAGMATGPGSRVTRYAKSTAASVTPVRPGKTHTLSALDNAMERHAVHLVLYCRAAPGVDRDPLKESLSEVLSLYPTMVGRLTRGEGDAPGSGWIVKCNDAGVRMVDARAAVTLDEWLATASADDEMDLAYFEQMGSEPYIWSPFYVQLTEFTDKSYALGLSCTHLHNDPTAAALFFHCWAAAHRRSTSPYSPFLHSPSFAVSPAATPPPAPPMLAAKSTSAPPRADAADSMSSATFHFPADAMRALLSSLAPETTPFAALAALFWLRVAGASTTEENEKDLTLALDFRKKMHAPLPTGYYGSAVHFTRASADLSSGLSAVAAALDRRVATVPEEELWAAVEWLHARQADGGEPFQMYGPELTCMALDHLPLYGAEFVAGEPPARVACRVAGAVGEGIVIVLPAAEGDAARDVVVTLPAETTARICRDDEVLRYGAEVVAGTKVETGAKAK, from the exons ATGccgacggcgatggcgacggcggcgggcATGGCGACGGGGCCAGGAAGCCGCGTGACGCGGTACGCCAAGTCCACGGCGGCGTCGGTCACGCCGGTGCGCCCCGGCAAGACGCACACGCTCTCGGCGCTGGACAACGCCATGGAGCGCCACGCCGTGCACCTGGTGCTCTACTGCCGCGCCGCGCCGGGCGTCGACCGGGACCCGCTCAAGGAGTCGCTCTCCGAGGTGCTCTCGCTCTACCCGACCATGGTCGGCCGGCTCACCCGCGGCGAAGGCGACGCGCCCGGGTCCGGGTGGATCGTCAAGTGCAACGACGCCGGCGTGCGCATGGTGGACGCCAGGGCCGCCGTCACGCTCGACGAGTGGCTCGCCACGGCCTCCGCCGACGACGAGATGGACCTCGCCTACTTCGAGCAGATGGGGTCCGAGCCCTACATCTGGTCGCCCTTCTACGTCCAG CTGACGGAGTTCACTGACAAGTCGTACGCGCTGGGCCTGAGCTGCACGCACCTCCACAACGACCCCACGGCGGCCGCGCTCTTCTTCCACTGCTGGGCCGCCGCTCACCGCCGGAGCACCAGCCCCTACTCGCCCTTCCTCCACTCGCCGTCCTTCGCCGTGTCCCCGGCCGCCACGCCGCCTCCAGCGCCGCCAATGCTCGCCGCCAAGTCCACCTCCGCTCCGCCTAGGGCCGACGCCGCCGACTCCATGTCGTCCGCCACGTTCCACTTCCCCGCGGACGCGATGCGCGCGCTGCTGTCCTCCCTCGCGCCCGAAACCACCCCTTTCGCGGCGCTGGCCGCGCTCTTCTGGCTCCGCGTCGCCGGCGCCAGCACCACCGAGGAGAACGAGAAGGATCTCACGCTCGCGCTCGACTTCCGCAAGAAGATGCATGCGCCGCTACCGACGGGGTACTACGGCAGCGCCGTCCACTTCACGCGCGCGAGTGCCGACCTGTCCTCGGGGCTGTCGGCCGTGGCGGCCGCGCTGGACCGCCGCGTGGCCACCGTGCCAGAGGAGGAGCTGTGGGCCGCCGTGGAGTGGCTGCACGCACGGCAGGCCGACGGCGGCGAGCCCTTCCAGATGTACGGGCCGGAGCTCACCTGCATGGCGCTGGATCACCTGCCCTTGTACGGCGCCGAGTTCGTGGCCGGTGAGCCGCCCGCGCGCGTGGCCTGCCGCGTCGCCGGGGCGGTCGGCGAGGGCATCGTGATCGTCTTGCCGGCCGCCGAGGGAGACGCGGCGAGGGACGTGGTGGTGACGCTCCCCGCGGAGACGACGGCCAGGATCTGCCGCGACGACGAGGTGCTCCGGTACGGCGCCGAGGTGGTGGCTGGGACCAAGGTGGAAACAGGGGCCAAAGCCAAGTAG